In Juglans regia cultivar Chandler chromosome 13, Walnut 2.0, whole genome shotgun sequence, the following proteins share a genomic window:
- the LOC109014711 gene encoding GEM-like protein 5, with product MRGTTEKAERNQSSSTLFPKAEEPVPVLSHPTSSSTITDEPQHHQPIPSTKTSSSYPPSDEDTKKWGTHIMGTPAAPTVHPDNQKAALWTAADHQQIYHQPYVVYSPVEKQSHNPLEPVINMFNNWTRKAETVACNIWHHLKTGHSVSEAAWGKVTLTAKAITEGGFESLFKQTFETLPNEKLKKTFACYLSTSTGPVAGTLYLSTVHVAFCSDRPLTFIAPSGQEAWSYYKVTIPLENISTVNPVIMRENPPEKYIQLVTVDGHEFWFMGFVNFEKALNHLLNSVSEVRAAQAVVG from the exons ATGAGGGGCACAACTGAAAAAGCAGAGCGCAATCAATCATCTTCAACATTATTTCCCAAAGCCGAAGAACCCGTACCAGTACTGTCTCATCCCACTTCCTCCTCCACCATCACAGATGAGCCACAGCATCATCAACCTATTCCATCCACAAAAACATCGTCTTCATATCCACCCTCGGATGAGGATACCAAGAAATGGGGCACCCACATCATGGGTACACCAGCAGCACCCACCGTACACCCTGACAACCAGAAGGCTGCCTTGTGGACTGCTGCCGACCACCAGCAAATCTACCACCAACCCTATGTCGTGTACTCCCCTGTCGAAAAGCAAAGCCACAATCCTTTGGAGCCCGTGATTAACATGTTCAATAACTGGACCAGGAAAGCCGAGACTGTAGCCTGCAACATATGGCACCATC TTAAAACTGGGCATTCCGTGTCGGAAGCTGCATGGGGAAAAGTAACCCTGACAGCCAAAGCAATAACAGAAGGTGGATTCGAGTCCCTCTTTAAGCAGACTTTCGAAACTCTTCCGAATGAGAAGCTAAAGAAGACATTTGCTTGTTACCTTTCCACATCCACCGGCCCAGTTGCTGGAACCCTGTATCTCTCAACAGTTCACGTGGCTTTCTGCAGTGACCGTCCCTTGACTTTCATTGCTCCGTCGGGACAAGAGGCTTGGAGCTACTACAAG GTCACGATACCTCTGGAAAATATAAGCACAGTCAACCCTGTGATCATGCGAGAAAATCCACCAGAGAAGTACATTCAACTTGTTACAGTTGATGGTCATGAATTCTGGTTCATGGGTTTCGTTAATTTCGAGAAAGCATTAAATCACCTATTAAACAGTGTATCAGAGGTCCGAGCGGCACAAGCAGTTGTTGGGTAG
- the LOC109021099 gene encoding cysteine-rich and transmembrane domain-containing protein WIH1-like — protein sequence MSFQHISHESHLPSGQPSPYPPEPGFQPPPPSYPHPSPPPQGYQGYFHDGHPPPSRPYQRYDGSGCPSFLRGCLAALCCCWALEQCCP from the exons ATGAGTTTCCAGCATATTTCTCACGAGTCCCACCTTCCTTCAG GTCAGCCATCTCCGTATCCTCCAGAGCCAGGCTTtcaaccaccaccaccgagcTACCCTCATCCTTCGCCGCCACCACAGGGATATCAAGGCTACTTCCATGATGGGCACCCTCCCCCTTCTCGTCCGTATCAGCGTTATGATGGCTCCGGCTGCCCTTCTTTTCTAAGAGGCTG TTTAGCTGCACTTTGTTGCTGCTGGGCGTTGGAGCAGTGCTGCCCGTAG
- the LOC109019686 gene encoding GSH-induced LITAF domain protein-like, which yields MSKADEPVVGVPYYVAQNPYQAGAVPPNVVYGDPKGIPIQQTIYRDTPAPFNCAYCGNTGVTTVRSKPSLAAVIGCMMPMMLGICFLCPSMDCLWHKYHYCPSCKEKVADFEKSDPCAVMDPPHWTQESFALPA from the exons ATGTCCAAGGCAGACGAGCCGGTCGTCGGAGTTCCGTACTATGTCGCACAGAATCCATACCAAGCCGGAGCCGTCCCACCAAACGTGGTCTACGGAGATCCCAAGGGGATTCCCATTCAGCAGACCATTTACCGGGACACTCCCGCTCCTTTCAACTGCGCTTACTGCGGCAACACCGGGGTTACCACCGTGAG ATCAAAGCCAAGTTTGGCGGCTGTTATTGGCTGCATGATGCCAATGATGCTTGGAATTTGCTTTCTTTGTCCTTCAATGGACTGCCTCTGGCATAAATATCACTACTGCCCTAGCTGCAAGGAAAAG GTTGCGGATTTTGAGAAATCAGATCCCTGTGCTGTGATGGATCCTCCTCACTGGACACAGGAAAGCTTTGCATTGCCTGCATGA
- the LOC109019687 gene encoding uncharacterized protein LOC109019687: MTAPNMAAITASLERSLQNCSLNHQTRSGTGSGLGIGGSSSSSDETPDNHLPNSDTTLELNSHMSLPYHWEQCLDLKTGEIYYINWRTGMKAKEDPRITAEYSGDFYSEDESSYDSEESSSESSPSSRERYRVDQKDHKDHVLVVAGCKSCLMYVMVPKQAEDCPKCSGQLLHFDKCENGSP, translated from the exons ATGACAGCTCCAAACATGGCGGCCATTACTGCTTCTTTAGAGAGGTCTCTTCAGAACTGTTCGCTAAACCACCAAACAAGAAGCGGTACAGGCTCCGGTTTAGGCATAGGAGGGTCGTCATCAAGCTCAGACGAGACACCGGATAATCATCTCCCTAACTCGGACACCACCTTAGAGCTCAACTCCCATATGTCTCTCCCTTACCACTGGGAACAATGCCTCGATTTAAAG ACAGGGGAGATTTACTATATAAACTGGAGGACCGGCATGAAAGCCAAAGAAGATCCAAGGATAACAGCAGAATACAGCGGAGATTTCTACTCAGAAGACGAAAGCTCATATGACAGCGAGGAGTCTTCCTCGGAATCCTCTCCTTCATCCAGAGAACGTTACCGGGTAGATCAGAAAGACCATAAAGACCATGTTTTGGTCGTGGCCGGGTGCAAGAGCTGTCTCATGTATGTCATGGTGCCCAAACAGGCCGAAGATTGCCCCAAATGTAGCGGTCAGCTTCTCCACTTTGATAAATGTGAAAATGGTTCTCCGTGA
- the LOC109021098 gene encoding protein TIFY 9-like, which translates to MSRATVVLDFFGMEKESPHSSSSSSSSKSQFQKFLDRQRSFRGMQSAISKINPEVLKSVIASGSANQGSETGTPIPTKNSVSVPSSPALPVYAPHTLRPRTPESLPDTAPLTIFYNGTVSVFDVPRDKAENILKLAVEGRSDPKVAVPSSDQKQLLETLDGDLPIARRKSLQRFLEKRKERLTCASPYACYT; encoded by the exons ATGTCGAGGGCCACCGTTGTGCTCGATTTCTTTGGCATGGAGAAGGAGAGTCCacactcctcctcctcctcctcttcctccaaaTCTCAGTTCCAGAAGTTTCTTGATCGCCAGAGAAGCTTTCGAG gaATGCAAAGCGCCATTTCAAAGATCAACCCGGAGGTTCTGAAATCCGTGATTGCCTCCGGTTCCGCGAACCAGGGCTCTGAAACCGGCACTCCTATTCCTACCAAGAACTCGGTTTCGGTGCCGTCGAGTCCCGCTTTACCTGTCTATGCTCCTCATACCCTCAG GCCTAGGACTCCAGAGAGCCTTCCAGATACAGCTCctttaactattttttacaaTGGAACCGTCTCAGTTTTCGATGTCCCTCGAGACAAG GCAGAGAACATTTTGAAGCTTGCTGTGGAAGGAAGATCGGACCCGAAAGTCGCGGTTCCTTCAAGCGACCAAAAACAGCTACTCGAGACACTTGATGGAG ATCTGCCAATTGCACGAAGAAAGTCGTTGCAGAGATTCTTAGAGAAGCGCAAAGAGAG GTTGACTTGCGCCTCGCCGTATGCGTGTTACACCTAA